Proteins co-encoded in one Kutzneria chonburiensis genomic window:
- the ccrA gene encoding crotonyl-CoA carboxylase/reductase, which translates to MQKILDAILADELDALAHLAVPESYRGMTVHADEVNLFDGMATADKDPRRSLHLDEVPTPELGPGEALVAVMASAINYNTVWTSIFEPLSTFGFLKRYGKTSPLASRHDQPYHVVGSDLAGVVLRTGPGVQAWKPGDEVVAHCLSVELESPDGHNDTMLDPEQRIWGFETNFGGLAELALVKTNQLMPKPKHLSWEEAASPGLVNSTAYRQLVSTNGANMKQGDTVLIWGASGGLGSYATQFALNGGAIPVCVVSSEEKAEICRAMGAELIINRNAEGYRFWKDEHEQDPREWKRFGAKIRELTGGDDPDIVFEHPGRETFGASVYVARKGGTIVTCASTSGFMHSYDNRYLWMNLKRIIGSHFANYREAWEANRLIAKGKIHPTLSKVYTLAETGQAARDVQSNAHQGKVGVLCLAPEEGLGVRDHELRAAHLSEINRFRGV; encoded by the coding sequence GTGCAGAAGATCCTTGACGCGATCCTCGCCGACGAGCTGGACGCGCTCGCGCATCTGGCCGTTCCCGAGTCCTACCGCGGCATGACCGTGCACGCCGACGAGGTGAACCTGTTCGACGGCATGGCGACCGCCGACAAGGACCCGCGCCGCTCGCTGCACCTGGACGAGGTGCCGACCCCGGAGCTCGGCCCGGGCGAGGCGCTCGTCGCCGTGATGGCCAGCGCCATCAACTACAACACCGTGTGGACGTCGATCTTCGAGCCGCTGTCCACCTTCGGCTTCCTCAAGCGCTACGGCAAGACCTCGCCGCTGGCCTCCCGCCACGACCAGCCGTACCACGTGGTCGGCTCCGACCTGGCCGGCGTCGTGCTGCGCACCGGGCCCGGCGTGCAGGCGTGGAAGCCGGGCGACGAGGTCGTCGCGCACTGCCTTTCGGTCGAGCTGGAGAGCCCGGACGGGCACAACGACACCATGCTCGACCCGGAGCAGCGGATCTGGGGCTTCGAGACCAACTTCGGCGGGCTGGCCGAGCTGGCGCTGGTCAAGACCAACCAGCTGATGCCCAAGCCGAAGCACCTGTCCTGGGAGGAGGCCGCCTCCCCCGGCCTGGTCAACTCGACGGCGTACCGGCAGCTGGTGTCGACCAACGGCGCCAACATGAAGCAGGGCGACACCGTGCTGATCTGGGGCGCGTCCGGCGGCCTCGGCTCGTACGCCACGCAGTTCGCCCTCAACGGCGGCGCCATCCCGGTGTGCGTGGTGTCCAGCGAGGAGAAGGCCGAGATCTGCCGGGCCATGGGCGCGGAGCTGATCATCAACCGCAACGCCGAGGGCTACCGGTTCTGGAAGGACGAGCACGAGCAGGACCCCAGGGAGTGGAAGCGGTTCGGGGCCAAGATCCGCGAGCTGACCGGCGGCGACGACCCCGACATCGTGTTCGAGCACCCCGGCCGGGAGACCTTCGGGGCCAGCGTCTACGTGGCCCGCAAGGGCGGCACCATCGTCACCTGCGCGTCCACGAGCGGTTTCATGCACAGCTATGACAACCGCTACCTGTGGATGAATCTCAAGCGGATCATCGGCTCGCACTTCGCCAACTACCGCGAGGCGTGGGAGGCCAACCGCTTGATCGCCAAGGGGAAGATCCATCCCACACTGTCCAAGGTGTACACACTGGCCGAGACCGGGCAGGCCGCGCGGGACGTGCAGAGCAACGCGCACCAGGGCAAGGTCGGCGTGCTGTGCCTGGCGCCGGAGGAAGGTCTCGGCGTGCGCGATCACGAACTGCGGGCCGCGCACCTGTCCGAGATCAACCGGTTCCGGGGTGTGTGA
- a CDS encoding LacI family DNA-binding transcriptional regulator: MKRPTIHDIAREAGVAKSTVSFALNGLPGVSEATRQRILAVAGELGWQPSRAARALSAAQAEVVGLVLARPTGLLEVEPFFMRLIAGVEAALGADDIGLLLQVVGDDPQHELEVYRRWWGQRRVDGVLVVDVRVDDQRLPVLAELGLPCVLVSSEVPGSGLTSVGLDTKAAMVAAVAHLRALGHTRIARVSGHADFQETVLRDRAFAETAGPDAVIVAADYSGERGAAATRDLLLSGQPPTAIVYDNDVMAVSAVGVAAELGLDVPGDLSIVAWDDSPLCRLPHPALTAISRDIPGYGAAAAGALLRVIHGERVPDAVFGIPELVVRGSTGPA; this comes from the coding sequence GTGAAGCGGCCGACCATCCACGACATCGCCCGCGAAGCCGGCGTGGCCAAGAGCACGGTGTCGTTCGCGCTCAACGGGCTCCCCGGGGTGTCCGAGGCGACCCGGCAGCGCATTCTGGCCGTGGCCGGCGAGCTGGGCTGGCAGCCCAGCCGGGCCGCCCGCGCGCTGTCGGCCGCGCAGGCCGAGGTGGTCGGCCTGGTGCTGGCCCGGCCGACCGGCCTGCTGGAGGTGGAGCCGTTCTTCATGCGGCTGATCGCCGGCGTCGAGGCGGCGCTGGGCGCCGACGACATCGGGCTGCTGCTCCAGGTCGTCGGCGACGATCCGCAGCACGAGCTGGAGGTCTATCGCCGCTGGTGGGGGCAGCGGCGGGTGGACGGCGTGCTCGTCGTTGACGTCCGGGTGGACGACCAGCGGCTGCCGGTGCTGGCCGAGCTCGGGCTGCCGTGCGTGCTGGTGTCGAGCGAGGTGCCGGGCAGCGGTCTGACGTCCGTCGGCCTTGACACGAAAGCGGCGATGGTGGCGGCAGTCGCACACTTACGCGCTCTGGGACACACCCGCATCGCCCGCGTGAGCGGTCATGCCGACTTTCAGGAGACCGTGCTGCGGGACCGGGCGTTCGCCGAGACCGCCGGGCCGGACGCGGTGATCGTCGCCGCCGACTACAGCGGTGAGCGGGGCGCCGCCGCCACCCGTGACCTGCTGCTTTCCGGCCAACCCCCGACGGCGATCGTGTACGACAACGACGTGATGGCGGTCAGCGCCGTTGGCGTGGCCGCCGAGCTGGGCCTGGACGTGCCCGGCGACCTGTCGATCGTCGCCTGGGACGACTCGCCGCTGTGCCGGCTGCCGCACCCGGCGCTGACCGCCATCAGCCGCGACATTCCCGGCTACGGCGCCGCGGCGGCGGGTGCCCTGCTGCGGGTCATCCACGGCGAGCGGGTGCCGGACGCCGTGTTCGGCATTCCGGAACTGGTCGTGCGGGGCAGCACCGGGCCGGCGTGA
- a CDS encoding dihydrofolate reductase family protein: MDVEEIRALQRRPGGDMVVGGPDLARTFRELDLIDEYRVYVHPVLIGRGRPMFQAADEHVGLTLASARTFGNGVVRLSYVR, translated from the coding sequence GTGGACGTCGAGGAGATCCGTGCCCTACAGCGCCGGCCGGGCGGGGACATGGTCGTCGGCGGGCCCGACCTGGCTCGCACCTTCCGGGAGCTCGACCTGATCGACGAGTACCGCGTCTATGTGCATCCGGTGCTCATCGGGCGCGGCCGACCGATGTTCCAGGCCGCCGACGAGCACGTCGGCCTGACCCTCGCGAGCGCAAGGACCTTCGGGAACGGGGTGGTGCGCCTGAGCTATGTGCGCTGA
- a CDS encoding FmdB family zinc ribbon protein, with translation MPTYDFRCRQCGDTFEVNRPMSSATDPAACPAGHDDTVKLLTTVGVNTGASAPASGGGCCGGGCCG, from the coding sequence ATGCCGACCTACGACTTCCGGTGCCGCCAGTGCGGCGACACCTTCGAGGTGAACCGGCCCATGAGCAGCGCCACCGACCCGGCCGCCTGCCCCGCCGGCCACGACGACACCGTCAAGCTGCTCACCACCGTCGGCGTCAACACGGGCGCGAGCGCCCCCGCCTCCGGCGGCGGTTGCTGTGGCGGGGGCTGCTGCGGCTAG
- a CDS encoding TetR/AcrR family transcriptional regulator, which yields MEEIPARERILTAAEELFADTGFEATPTSRIAERAGVPKGLVHYYFKRKPDLLVALVERLPDERIDMSGVVVDGDVVASLRALLTELDRRREESLMLSNLLYREADTHHTVRDALQDRFRKLVGLIRKVIMAAGSAVQCKADVDSAAELLALAVSYQHSVARHATEPELGRVTMERELAFIADALSLGAGAP from the coding sequence GTGGAGGAGATCCCAGCCAGGGAGCGAATCCTGACGGCGGCGGAGGAGCTGTTCGCCGACACCGGGTTCGAGGCCACCCCCACCTCCCGGATCGCCGAGCGGGCCGGTGTGCCCAAGGGGCTCGTGCACTACTACTTCAAACGCAAGCCGGATCTCCTCGTTGCGCTCGTCGAGCGGTTGCCCGACGAGCGCATCGACATGTCCGGGGTCGTCGTGGACGGCGACGTCGTCGCCAGCCTGCGCGCGCTGCTGACCGAGCTGGACCGCCGCCGCGAGGAATCCCTGATGCTGAGCAACCTGCTGTACCGCGAGGCCGACACCCACCACACGGTGCGCGACGCGCTGCAGGACCGGTTCCGCAAGCTGGTCGGCCTGATCCGCAAGGTGATCATGGCGGCCGGCAGCGCGGTGCAGTGCAAGGCCGATGTGGACAGTGCGGCCGAGCTCCTCGCGCTGGCCGTCAGCTACCAGCACTCCGTCGCCCGGCACGCCACCGAGCCCGAGCTGGGCCGCGTGACGATGGAACGTGAGCTGGCGTTCATCGCCGACGCGCTGTCCCTAGGGGCGGGCGCGCCGTAA
- a CDS encoding chromosome segregation protein, protein MALGSDRDLVPLGTGFDVVKRGYDKAQVEDHLERLDADLKLLAADRDAAVSQANDLARQLEKARSEIDDLRGQVDRLSLPPTTLEGLSERLQRMLKLAQEEANETKARAEAEAGHIRARAEEEGAALRARYEQMMRDLDTRRAAMETEHQGVMTAAHAEAKRITDESTARRDELDEAAAAVRAKADSDSSAKRTQVEEDFEIAMSARRTDAMRALAEQEAASKGEAEKRVREATEEANRRRHDSIAEATARLQEATDEAHRRVREATDESARRVGDATRRVEQLRQIRNRIAGQLTEARGLIIAAAPLLERLPEEKVADESPTVQVKVPEGGIPAPKPAGAQAEAAATDGQAAGQAPGAQAAAGQAAGGQAAGAATGQNQAAGAAPTGGTPAQSPAAPQASAAPTAAQVEVTTALPQVTPPGQPATGPAKAQAAPQQAPAGQAAAPASGQPAPATPLTATNPAAQPGRPQNQPPNQVTQPVQQVPARPAQGNAAKPGTPRRPQQGKQPAKPQQGAQQQAKPQPAAQQQAQPAAAKDAEQTKKIQRPTPPRQSAKR, encoded by the coding sequence ATGGCCCTCGGCAGCGACCGCGATCTCGTCCCGTTGGGAACCGGCTTCGACGTCGTCAAGCGCGGTTACGACAAAGCACAGGTGGAAGACCACCTGGAACGGCTGGACGCCGACCTGAAGCTGCTCGCCGCCGACCGGGACGCCGCCGTGTCGCAGGCCAACGACCTGGCGCGGCAGCTGGAGAAGGCCCGGTCGGAGATCGACGACCTTCGCGGGCAGGTGGACCGGCTGTCCTTGCCGCCCACCACGCTCGAGGGTCTGAGCGAGCGACTGCAGCGAATGCTGAAGCTCGCACAGGAAGAGGCCAACGAGACCAAGGCCCGCGCCGAGGCCGAGGCCGGGCACATCCGTGCCCGCGCCGAGGAGGAAGGCGCGGCGCTGCGGGCTCGGTACGAGCAGATGATGCGTGATCTCGACACGCGGCGGGCCGCCATGGAGACCGAGCACCAGGGTGTCATGACGGCCGCGCACGCCGAGGCCAAGCGGATCACCGACGAGTCCACCGCCAGGCGTGACGAGCTCGACGAGGCCGCCGCGGCCGTGCGGGCCAAGGCCGACTCCGACTCGTCGGCCAAGCGGACCCAGGTCGAGGAGGACTTCGAGATCGCCATGTCCGCGCGGCGCACCGACGCCATGCGGGCACTGGCCGAGCAGGAGGCAGCCAGCAAGGGCGAGGCCGAGAAGCGGGTGCGGGAGGCCACCGAGGAGGCCAACCGGCGTCGGCACGACTCCATCGCCGAGGCCACCGCACGTTTGCAGGAGGCGACGGACGAGGCCCACCGCCGCGTGCGCGAGGCCACCGACGAGTCCGCCCGCCGCGTCGGCGACGCCACCCGCCGGGTCGAGCAGCTGCGCCAGATCCGCAACCGCATCGCCGGTCAGCTCACCGAGGCCCGCGGCTTGATCATCGCCGCGGCGCCGCTGTTGGAGCGGCTGCCGGAGGAGAAGGTGGCCGACGAGTCGCCGACCGTGCAGGTGAAGGTGCCCGAGGGCGGCATCCCCGCCCCCAAGCCGGCCGGCGCGCAGGCAGAGGCTGCGGCCACCGACGGCCAGGCCGCCGGTCAGGCTCCCGGCGCTCAGGCCGCGGCCGGTCAAGCTGCTGGCGGTCAGGCTGCTGGTGCGGCCACGGGTCAGAACCAGGCTGCCGGCGCGGCTCCGACCGGCGGTACGCCGGCGCAGTCTCCGGCCGCCCCGCAGGCATCCGCCGCGCCGACGGCCGCTCAGGTCGAGGTCACGACCGCGTTGCCCCAGGTCACGCCGCCGGGCCAGCCCGCGACCGGGCCGGCCAAGGCTCAGGCCGCGCCCCAGCAGGCTCCGGCCGGACAGGCCGCCGCACCCGCCTCCGGCCAGCCCGCTCCGGCCACGCCGTTGACCGCGACCAACCCGGCCGCGCAGCCGGGCCGCCCGCAGAACCAGCCGCCGAACCAGGTCACGCAGCCGGTTCAGCAGGTCCCGGCCAGGCCGGCCCAGGGCAACGCCGCCAAGCCGGGGACGCCGCGTCGTCCGCAGCAGGGCAAGCAGCCGGCGAAGCCCCAGCAGGGTGCCCAGCAGCAGGCAAAGCCCCAGCCCGCCGCCCAGCAGCAGGCCCAGCCGGCCGCGGCCAAGGACGCCGAGCAGACCAAGAAGATCCAGCGCCCCACCCCGCCCCGCCAGTCAGCCAAGCGCTGA
- a CDS encoding alpha/beta fold hydrolase — protein MILVLLHAFPLDSRMWDGVREPFAKRLRLVTPDLGDGPPSLDDAADAVLAGLGDEPFVLGGCSMGGYLAMAILRKAPSQVAGLLLVDTKSAADTPEARANRLAVAAQAEAEGVTGWLADAMLPNLVSPRARPEVLTTLRSLIDSQSGSVVARAQRAMAARPDSTALLASVTMPTLVVRGADDALMPPDAIQVPGARMVELAGCGHLPPVEDPDAFAAVVLNWLNGPS, from the coding sequence ATGATCTTGGTCCTGCTGCACGCGTTCCCGCTGGACTCACGCATGTGGGACGGGGTTCGCGAGCCCTTCGCCAAACGTTTGCGGCTGGTCACGCCCGACCTCGGTGACGGGCCACCCAGCCTCGATGACGCCGCCGACGCCGTGCTCGCCGGTCTGGGCGACGAGCCCTTCGTGCTCGGCGGCTGCTCGATGGGCGGCTACCTGGCCATGGCCATCCTGCGCAAGGCCCCGTCCCAGGTCGCCGGCCTGCTGCTCGTCGACACCAAGTCCGCCGCGGACACTCCCGAGGCCCGGGCCAACCGCCTCGCCGTGGCCGCCCAGGCCGAGGCGGAGGGCGTCACCGGCTGGTTGGCCGACGCCATGCTGCCCAACCTGGTCAGCCCCCGTGCACGTCCCGAGGTGCTCACCACCCTGCGCTCCCTCATCGACTCCCAGAGCGGCTCGGTCGTGGCTCGAGCTCAGCGCGCCATGGCCGCCCGGCCGGATTCCACGGCGTTGTTGGCCTCGGTCACCATGCCGACCTTGGTCGTACGCGGCGCCGACGACGCCTTGATGCCCCCGGACGCCATTCAGGTGCCCGGCGCTCGGATGGTGGAGCTGGCCGGCTGCGGACACCTGCCACCCGTCGAGGACCCCGACGCCTTCGCCGCCGTGGTCCTCAACTGGCTGAACGGCCCGTCCTGA
- a CDS encoding FitA-like ribbon-helix-helix domain-containing protein — protein sequence MATLKIRKVPKETLDTIRLRALAAGQSRQAYLRAWVIAMAARPTEQEVLASIEAALVAAG from the coding sequence GCAAGGTGCCGAAGGAAACGCTGGACACGATCCGACTGCGAGCGCTGGCTGCCGGCCAGTCGAGGCAGGCGTACCTCCGTGCGTGGGTGATCGCGATGGCCGCCCGGCCGACCGAGCAGGAAGTGCTCGCGTCCATCGAGGCTGCCCTGGTAGCGGCCGGGTAG
- a CDS encoding alpha/beta hydrolase, giving the protein MSTEIRANTMLPARREPVTLTTADGLKLVGELALPSGTPKATLVCLHPLPTHGGMMDSHLYRKAAFRLPALADIAVLRFNTRGTASEAGRSEGAFDNGDSERLDVEAALEFVHGMPNVWLVGWSFGTDLALRHGGDGVEGAVLISPPLRYSTPEHLTAWAKPLVCLVPEFDDYLRPAQARERFTQARVEEFAGAKHLFVGYAEQVLDAIVATVAPDVPVPLPRTWDGPSEERQVKIV; this is encoded by the coding sequence ATGAGCACCGAGATCCGCGCCAACACGATGCTGCCGGCCCGCCGCGAGCCGGTCACGCTGACCACGGCCGACGGCCTGAAGCTGGTGGGGGAGCTGGCGCTGCCGTCGGGAACGCCGAAGGCGACGCTGGTCTGCCTGCACCCGCTGCCGACGCACGGCGGCATGATGGATTCGCACCTGTACCGCAAGGCGGCGTTCCGCCTGCCGGCGCTGGCCGACATCGCGGTGCTGCGCTTCAACACGCGCGGCACGGCGAGCGAAGCCGGTCGTAGCGAGGGCGCGTTCGACAACGGTGACAGCGAGCGGCTGGACGTCGAAGCGGCGCTGGAGTTCGTGCACGGCATGCCGAACGTGTGGCTGGTGGGCTGGTCGTTCGGCACGGACCTGGCGCTGCGGCACGGCGGCGACGGCGTCGAAGGTGCGGTGTTGATCTCGCCGCCGCTGCGCTACAGCACGCCGGAACACCTGACGGCGTGGGCGAAACCGCTGGTCTGCCTGGTGCCGGAGTTCGACGACTACCTCCGGCCGGCGCAGGCCCGGGAACGCTTCACGCAGGCCCGCGTTGAGGAGTTCGCCGGCGCGAAGCACCTGTTCGTCGGCTACGCCGAGCAGGTGCTGGACGCGATCGTGGCGACGGTCGCGCCGGACGTCCCGGTGCCGCTGCCGCGGACCTGGGACGGGCCGTCGGAGGAACGCCAGGTCAAGATCGTCTGA
- a CDS encoding GNAT family N-acetyltransferase — translation MLTELRTERLLLRRLRPEDLPAVVQIQGDPAANEHNPIGTASPARIAQQLRCWIADWAEHGIGYWLVVDAVTEQAVGIGGLRRCEHEGAPALNMFYRFRPSAWGRGLASEMARAAVDWADREGRGAPVVVITTRDNLPSIRLAERLGFRRAGTDPYWLEFRRS, via the coding sequence ATGCTCACCGAGCTGCGCACGGAGCGACTGCTGCTGCGCCGGTTACGCCCCGAGGACCTGCCCGCGGTGGTGCAGATCCAGGGCGACCCGGCGGCGAACGAACACAACCCGATCGGCACGGCCAGCCCGGCGCGCATCGCCCAGCAGCTGCGCTGCTGGATCGCCGACTGGGCCGAGCACGGCATCGGCTACTGGCTGGTCGTCGACGCCGTCACCGAGCAGGCCGTCGGCATCGGCGGGCTGCGTCGCTGCGAGCACGAGGGTGCGCCGGCGCTGAACATGTTCTACCGGTTCCGGCCGTCGGCCTGGGGTCGCGGCCTGGCGTCGGAGATGGCCCGGGCCGCCGTGGACTGGGCCGACCGCGAGGGCCGCGGCGCGCCGGTCGTCGTGATCACGACACGGGACAACCTGCCGTCCATCCGGCTGGCCGAACGGCTGGGCTTCCGCCGGGCCGGCACCGATCCGTACTGGCTGGAGTTCAGACGATCTTGA
- a CDS encoding SPW repeat domain-containing protein produces MTKSWTRWQDWTEVVIGALVALSPIVVTTSTAAAWTMIVLGALVVLDGLWSLAAPSQVTGEWVQIVLGVLLFVAPWVMGYTAMMGASWVSWVGGVLTVLAGAIAVPVATSAHRGLAAH; encoded by the coding sequence ATGACCAAGTCATGGACCAGGTGGCAGGACTGGACCGAGGTCGTCATCGGGGCGCTCGTCGCGCTGTCGCCGATCGTGGTGACGACGTCGACGGCCGCGGCGTGGACGATGATCGTCCTGGGCGCGCTCGTCGTGCTCGACGGGCTGTGGTCGCTCGCGGCGCCCAGCCAGGTCACCGGCGAGTGGGTGCAGATCGTCCTCGGTGTGCTGCTTTTCGTGGCACCCTGGGTGATGGGCTACACGGCGATGATGGGCGCCAGCTGGGTGTCCTGGGTCGGTGGCGTGCTGACCGTGCTGGCCGGCGCGATCGCCGTGCCGGTGGCGACGTCCGCGCACCGCGGCCTGGCAGCGCACTGA